The Thioalkalivibrio thiocyanodenitrificans ARhD 1 genome window below encodes:
- a CDS encoding site-2 protease family protein encodes MFGESFRLFRVLGFEVRANVSWLFLALLITWSLAAALFPFAFPGLAPSTYWLMGLVGMLGLFFSLLFHELSHSLVARAYGLPVGGITLFLFGGMAELQAEPKRPGEEFWMAIAGPIASVILAGVFYLAAVVMMALGVPQHIAGVAGYLGFINLLLAVFNMVPGFPMDGGRVFRAALWRWSGDMRRATLWASRLGQGFGLLLVALGIYSFLSGNFIGGMWWFLIGLFIRGAAIASYQHLVTQLALKGQTVRRFMTTDPVTVPSDTTLQDFVDRYLYHHAFDIFPVVRDGRLLGYTSLRQVQTVPRDTWARTRVGDTCRKFGEAHTVDADADANEALEQMQRSESSRLVVTEGDRVVGMLVLKDLLRFLQIRAELEQG; translated from the coding sequence ATGTTCGGTGAAAGCTTCAGGCTGTTCCGGGTGCTCGGCTTCGAGGTCCGGGCCAATGTCAGCTGGCTGTTCCTGGCGCTGCTGATCACTTGGTCGCTGGCGGCGGCGCTGTTCCCGTTCGCCTTCCCCGGCCTCGCCCCGTCCACATACTGGCTCATGGGCCTGGTGGGCATGCTGGGGCTGTTCTTCTCGCTGCTGTTCCATGAGCTGAGCCATTCCCTGGTCGCCCGCGCCTACGGTCTGCCGGTGGGCGGCATCACCCTGTTCCTGTTCGGCGGCATGGCCGAACTGCAGGCCGAGCCCAAACGGCCGGGGGAGGAATTCTGGATGGCCATCGCCGGACCCATCGCCAGCGTGATCCTGGCCGGCGTCTTCTATCTGGCCGCGGTGGTCATGATGGCGCTGGGCGTGCCCCAGCACATTGCCGGCGTCGCCGGTTACCTGGGTTTCATCAACCTGCTGCTGGCCGTGTTCAACATGGTGCCCGGATTTCCCATGGACGGCGGCAGGGTGTTCCGGGCCGCCCTCTGGCGCTGGTCGGGGGACATGCGCCGGGCGACGCTCTGGGCGTCCCGGCTGGGCCAGGGCTTCGGCCTGCTGCTGGTAGCCCTGGGAATCTACAGCTTCCTCTCCGGCAACTTCATCGGCGGGATGTGGTGGTTCCTGATCGGGCTGTTCATCCGCGGCGCCGCCATCGCCAGCTACCAGCATCTCGTGACCCAACTGGCCCTCAAGGGCCAGACGGTACGGCGCTTCATGACCACCGACCCGGTCACCGTGCCCTCGGACACGACCCTCCAGGACTTCGTGGACAGATACCTCTACCACCACGCCTTCGACATCTTCCCGGTGGTCCGGGACGGGCGTCTGCTGGGATACACCAGCCTCCGCCAGGTGCAAACCGTGCCGCGGGACACATGGGCACGAACCCGGGTCGGGGACACGTGCCGGAAGTTCGGCGAGGCCCACACCGTGGACGCCGACGCGGATGCCAACGAGGCCCTGGAACAGATGCAGCGCAGCGAGAGCAGCCGGCTGGTGGTGACCGAGGGCGACCGGGTCGTCGGCATGCTCGTGCTCAAGGACCTCCTGCGCTTCCTGCAGATTCGCGCCGAACTGGAGCAGGGCTGA
- a CDS encoding nucleotide pyrophosphohydrolase: MDNALHDLNERLREFARARDWEQFHSPKNMAMALIGEAGELIEHFQWLTEEQSYRLPPDKLEEVRLEMADIFIYLIRLSDRLGVDLMAAVEDKIALNEAKYPADRVRGSSKKYNEYQGSEG, encoded by the coding sequence ATGGACAATGCACTGCACGATCTCAACGAGCGCCTGCGTGAATTCGCCCGGGCCCGGGACTGGGAGCAGTTTCACTCCCCCAAGAATATGGCCATGGCACTCATCGGCGAGGCAGGCGAACTCATCGAGCACTTCCAGTGGCTCACCGAAGAGCAGAGCTACCGGCTGCCGCCGGACAAGCTGGAGGAGGTGCGCCTCGAGATGGCGGATATCTTCATCTACCTGATTCGCCTCTCCGATCGCCTCGGTGTCGATCTCATGGCCGCCGTGGAGGACAAGATCGCCCTCAACGAAGCCAAGTACCCGGCCGACCGGGTGCGGGGCAGTTCGAAGAAGTACAACGAGTATCAGGGGAGTGAGGGGTGA
- a CDS encoding retropepsin-like aspartic protease, producing MQRFIACALLVLLMGTATVSLAGEFETAVDMRSKGGATFYVPGRITGLGEVDLMVDTGSGYMTINEDILHTLKEGGQATFVRDLRGRLADGSELNVPVYAIESVSIGEACWMRDVEAAVFPGSTRPILGLNVLQRAGPFIFSFDPPRLVLSRCDARVDPGTAGLAAWQD from the coding sequence ATGCAAAGATTCATCGCCTGCGCGCTCCTCGTACTGCTGATGGGCACCGCCACCGTGTCCCTGGCCGGCGAATTCGAAACCGCCGTCGACATGCGTTCCAAGGGCGGCGCCACGTTCTACGTGCCGGGGCGGATCACGGGACTGGGCGAGGTGGACCTGATGGTCGATACCGGGTCCGGTTACATGACCATCAACGAGGACATACTGCATACCCTGAAGGAAGGCGGCCAGGCGACCTTCGTGAGGGATCTGCGCGGCAGACTGGCCGATGGCAGCGAACTGAACGTACCCGTCTATGCCATCGAATCCGTCAGCATCGGCGAGGCGTGCTGGATGCGCGATGTCGAAGCGGCGGTCTTTCCCGGCAGCACCCGCCCGATCCTCGGGCTCAACGTGCTGCAGCGCGCGGGGCCGTTCATCTTCTCGTTCGACCCGCCGCGTCTCGTGCTCAGCCGTTGCGACGCACGGGTCGACCCCGGCACGGCGGGGCTCGCCGCCTGGCAGGATTAA
- a CDS encoding PRC-barrel domain-containing protein gives MATAIAALMTSPAWAQTDTRDLPDAVPESAPGQSMEGAPPVSPAPEDRGGYLAPDAAGSNNPLYTMTPNQLRRGDVIDADGEKVGTIKTVVLNPDHESIHAVVSSGGILGFGAREITISFDEMRLSDDKVQVRTTKEELMERAGYVPEEYVELEPDRPISEFSAFEPMPDEEPGAGPVPEPPL, from the coding sequence ATGGCCACCGCGATCGCGGCGCTGATGACTTCACCCGCATGGGCGCAGACCGACACGCGGGATCTTCCGGATGCTGTGCCGGAGTCCGCGCCCGGACAATCCATGGAGGGCGCACCGCCCGTATCGCCCGCGCCGGAGGACCGCGGCGGCTACCTGGCGCCTGATGCTGCGGGCAGCAATAACCCGCTGTATACGATGACACCCAATCAGCTGCGCCGCGGCGACGTGATCGACGCGGATGGCGAGAAGGTCGGCACCATCAAGACAGTGGTGCTCAACCCCGATCACGAAAGCATCCACGCGGTCGTCTCCTCCGGAGGGATCCTGGGATTCGGCGCACGGGAGATCACCATCTCCTTCGACGAGATGCGGCTGTCCGATGACAAGGTGCAGGTCAGAACCACGAAGGAAGAACTGATGGAACGCGCCGGCTACGTGCCGGAGGAATACGTCGAACTGGAACCCGACCGCCCGATCAGCGAGTTCTCCGCTTTTGAGCCGATGCCGGATGAAGAGCCCGGTGCGGGCCCCGTGCCCGAGCCGCCGCTCTGA
- a CDS encoding site-specific recombinase — protein MNERTAESLLSALEAGDAPDLADTLRQIIDWLRPPPSRPTVAAVVTRIEQLALALEDRPSVRDRLRERLESELESARHLTLYTEIGLYSRKGFVREFRERLYERLNPRPLDRSNLRDILACVFHDPKDVQWVAALPNDAWWRLLEGLGCLSGESSKIARRASEEILYSLEMLAVWVAAEELEPEFLRLDPSIAKRHSAFVALHRELADYVEGYRAWLADPEADFHDDRHARVLLEQCREQIDVFRKRAVTDGSSISLTHLLERLTQTLNRIAGLLDMLDPSDTDARRAASVQMLRELVIANARRNSLRSLWQENMRLLARSITQQASETGEHYITTNRAEYLQMFRSGAGAGLIIAFMALIKIEIEAMGLGPGLNTFWVCLNYGLGFVLIHILNFTVATKQPAMTAARLAAAIEETEKGIASPDRLADLLIQVGRSQLVAVLGNVSVALPVAVGVGWLYGAFLEAPVLDAAQAQYQLHKLTPFAGLALFHAAIAGVWLFVAGLISGFFDNRCAYMDLPGRLRGHPLLTRFLSGDTRERFAGFIDHNYGALAGNFFFGVLLGITAYLGYLLSLPLDIQHVAFGSANLGYAATSHAGHAAALLPFLVFVLLIGAVNLWVSFALALYVALRARGTRIGAVDRLLRAYLARIRERPRELVLPPAQVPEEEGSDGNN, from the coding sequence ATGAACGAACGGACCGCGGAGTCGCTGCTTTCGGCACTGGAGGCCGGCGATGCCCCGGACCTGGCCGACACCCTGCGGCAGATCATCGACTGGCTGCGCCCGCCACCTTCCAGACCAACCGTGGCGGCCGTGGTCACACGCATCGAGCAATTGGCCCTGGCGCTGGAGGACCGTCCGTCCGTTCGCGACCGACTGCGTGAACGTCTGGAATCGGAACTGGAATCGGCGCGCCACCTCACCCTGTATACGGAGATCGGGCTCTACTCCCGCAAGGGTTTCGTGCGGGAGTTCCGGGAGCGCCTTTACGAACGACTCAACCCGAGGCCGCTGGATCGCAGCAATCTCAGGGACATCCTCGCCTGCGTCTTCCACGATCCGAAGGACGTGCAATGGGTCGCGGCACTGCCCAATGATGCCTGGTGGCGCCTGCTGGAGGGACTGGGCTGCCTGTCCGGGGAATCCTCGAAGATCGCGCGCAGGGCCAGCGAGGAGATCCTCTACTCCCTGGAGATGCTGGCCGTGTGGGTGGCCGCCGAGGAACTGGAACCGGAGTTCCTCCGGCTCGACCCATCCATCGCCAAGCGGCATTCGGCCTTCGTGGCGCTGCACCGGGAGCTTGCGGATTACGTGGAGGGCTACCGGGCCTGGCTTGCCGATCCGGAGGCAGACTTTCACGACGACCGCCACGCCCGGGTGCTCCTGGAACAGTGCCGGGAACAGATCGACGTGTTTCGCAAGCGCGCGGTGACCGACGGCAGCAGCATCTCGCTCACCCATCTGCTGGAACGCCTGACCCAGACCCTGAACCGCATCGCCGGCCTGCTGGACATGCTGGATCCTTCCGACACCGACGCCCGGCGTGCCGCGTCCGTGCAGATGCTCCGGGAACTGGTGATCGCCAACGCGCGCCGCAACAGCCTCCGCTCCCTCTGGCAGGAGAACATGAGGCTGCTGGCGCGCAGCATCACCCAGCAGGCCAGCGAAACGGGCGAGCACTACATCACCACCAACCGCGCCGAGTATCTGCAGATGTTTCGAAGCGGCGCGGGTGCGGGCCTGATCATCGCCTTCATGGCGCTGATCAAGATCGAGATCGAAGCCATGGGCCTGGGTCCCGGCCTCAACACGTTCTGGGTGTGCCTGAACTACGGGCTCGGTTTCGTACTCATTCACATCCTGAATTTCACCGTGGCCACCAAACAGCCCGCCATGACCGCCGCGCGGCTGGCGGCCGCCATCGAGGAGACGGAAAAGGGCATCGCCAGCCCGGACAGGCTGGCGGACCTGCTGATCCAGGTGGGACGCTCACAGCTGGTGGCCGTGCTGGGCAACGTGAGCGTCGCACTGCCCGTGGCCGTGGGGGTGGGCTGGCTGTACGGTGCGTTCCTGGAGGCGCCGGTGCTGGACGCGGCACAGGCACAGTACCAGCTCCACAAGCTCACACCCTTTGCCGGGCTCGCCCTGTTTCATGCGGCCATCGCGGGCGTATGGCTGTTCGTGGCCGGACTGATCTCCGGGTTCTTCGACAACCGCTGCGCCTACATGGACCTGCCCGGCCGGCTTCGGGGGCACCCGTTGCTGACGCGGTTCCTGTCCGGGGATACCCGCGAGCGTTTCGCCGGCTTCATCGACCACAACTACGGCGCCCTGGCAGGCAACTTCTTCTTCGGCGTCCTGCTGGGGATCACGGCCTACCTGGGCTACCTGCTGAGCCTGCCGCTGGACATCCAGCACGTGGCCTTCGGCTCCGCGAACCTGGGCTACGCGGCCACGTCGCATGCGGGCCATGCGGCGGCGCTGCTGCCTTTCCTGGTGTTCGTGCTGCTGATCGGTGCCGTGAATCTCTGGGTGAGCTTCGCGCTGGCCCTGTACGTTGCGCTCCGGGCGCGCGGCACGCGCATCGGGGCCGTGGATCGCCTGCTCAGAGCCTACCTGGCACGCATCCGGGAACGACCACGGGAGCTTGTGCTGCCGCCCGCACAGGTACCCGAAGAAGAAGGCAGCGACGGCAACAACTGA
- a CDS encoding DUF6394 family protein produces MNLEKVVFGFFIFMALTLNFGFVLGEIDNPAHHNTYELFAAIVVNLIAMVLKFGDRTQTGALMLASSLVAVLQLGAAAVVWAYATHVSASGLDALLMASIVSLAAGAVIANVISVVLLITDAVAMRR; encoded by the coding sequence ATGAACCTTGAGAAGGTGGTATTCGGTTTCTTCATCTTTATGGCACTGACGCTCAACTTCGGATTCGTCCTGGGAGAGATCGACAACCCGGCCCATCACAACACCTACGAGTTGTTCGCCGCCATCGTCGTGAACCTGATCGCCATGGTGCTCAAGTTCGGTGACCGCACGCAGACCGGGGCGCTGATGCTGGCAAGCTCCCTGGTGGCGGTCCTGCAATTGGGCGCGGCTGCGGTGGTCTGGGCCTACGCCACCCATGTCAGCGCATCCGGCCTGGATGCCCTGCTCATGGCCAGCATCGTCTCGCTGGCCGCCGGGGCGGTGATCGCCAACGTGATCTCCGTGGTGCTGCTGATCACCGACGCAGTCGCCATGCGCCGGTGA
- a CDS encoding potassium channel family protein, with protein sequence MSKVLFLFLRRMRPPLLVLTAAYSISVTGLVLIPGVDDQGEPWRMDIFHAFYFVSYMATTIGFGEIPHTFSDAQRMWTTATIYLSVVAWLYAIGKTLTLLQDPAFKLAVSQHAFDRSIRRLREPFHIVCGYGDTGALLVRSLLRRNRFAVIIERDQERINELTLEDYHIHVPGLCGDASVSARLMEAGLLNPFCRGVVALTNHDEANLKIAITAKLLNPELPVICRAERQDTERNMASFGTEHVINPFEIFGDRLALALRSPAHHLLHEWLSSIPGSRLPMPIEPPRGRWILCGFGRFGKAVHAGLAGQGIETTVIEEDPEGTGCPPGCIRGRGTEADTLREAGIESAAAIVAGTARDANNLSILMTARELNPELFTVGRQNRRDNALLFDAADLGLVMRHDEIIAEAILSHLTSPLLAQFFGLGREQDTGWANEMVARITAVVGERVPAVWSVTLDEATAPALLKRLSGGTVTLGELLKADHPAHERRPCVALLLQRAEDGDRVLAPGDEVPLHPGDRILFCGQFTSAAPIAHALREPHALEFVLTGRDRPEGWIWRALGAGRKG encoded by the coding sequence ATGAGCAAGGTCCTGTTTCTGTTCCTCAGGCGCATGCGCCCGCCGTTGCTGGTGCTGACGGCGGCATACAGCATCTCGGTCACCGGCCTGGTGCTGATCCCGGGTGTGGACGACCAGGGCGAGCCCTGGCGCATGGATATCTTCCATGCCTTCTATTTCGTCAGCTACATGGCCACCACCATCGGCTTCGGCGAGATCCCCCATACCTTCAGCGATGCGCAGCGCATGTGGACCACGGCCACCATCTACCTCTCGGTGGTGGCATGGCTGTACGCGATCGGCAAGACCCTAACCCTGCTCCAGGACCCTGCCTTCAAGCTGGCCGTCAGCCAGCACGCCTTCGATCGCAGCATCCGCCGTCTGCGGGAACCTTTCCACATCGTGTGCGGCTACGGAGACACGGGCGCCCTGCTGGTGCGCTCGCTGCTCAGGCGCAACCGCTTCGCGGTGATCATCGAGCGTGACCAGGAGCGCATCAACGAACTGACGCTGGAGGATTACCACATTCACGTGCCGGGCCTGTGCGGCGACGCCAGCGTCTCGGCAAGGCTCATGGAGGCCGGTCTGCTCAACCCGTTCTGCCGGGGCGTGGTGGCGCTCACCAACCACGACGAGGCGAACCTGAAGATCGCTATCACCGCGAAGCTGCTCAACCCCGAGCTTCCGGTGATCTGCCGCGCGGAGCGCCAGGACACGGAAAGGAACATGGCCTCGTTCGGCACCGAGCATGTGATCAACCCCTTCGAGATTTTCGGCGACCGGCTTGCCCTCGCCCTGCGCTCCCCGGCGCACCACCTGCTGCACGAATGGTTGAGCAGCATCCCTGGCAGCCGGCTGCCCATGCCCATCGAGCCGCCCCGTGGGCGCTGGATTCTGTGCGGCTTCGGACGCTTCGGCAAGGCCGTGCATGCGGGCCTCGCCGGGCAGGGCATCGAGACCACCGTCATCGAGGAGGACCCGGAGGGCACCGGCTGTCCACCCGGCTGCATCCGAGGCCGGGGCACCGAGGCGGACACCCTGCGCGAGGCGGGCATCGAGTCGGCCGCGGCCATCGTGGCCGGGACCGCTCGGGACGCCAACAACCTGTCCATCCTGATGACCGCGCGGGAACTCAATCCGGAATTGTTCACGGTGGGGCGTCAGAACAGGCGGGACAACGCACTCCTGTTCGACGCCGCGGACCTGGGCCTGGTGATGCGCCACGACGAGATCATCGCCGAAGCCATCCTGTCCCACCTCACCTCGCCGCTGCTTGCGCAGTTCTTCGGGCTCGGACGCGAGCAGGACACCGGCTGGGCCAACGAGATGGTGGCCCGCATCACGGCCGTGGTGGGCGAGCGGGTGCCCGCGGTGTGGAGCGTGACCCTGGATGAGGCGACCGCACCCGCGCTGCTGAAGCGGCTGTCCGGCGGGACCGTCACCCTGGGTGAGCTGCTCAAGGCCGATCATCCCGCCCACGAACGGCGTCCGTGCGTGGCGCTACTGCTGCAGCGGGCGGAGGACGGGGACCGGGTGCTGGCTCCCGGCGACGAGGTGCCCCTGCACCCCGGGGATCGGATCCTGTTCTGTGGTCAGTTCACGAGCGCCGCGCCCATCGCCCATGCCCTGCGCGAACCCCACGCACTGGAGTTCGTGCTCACCGGGCGGGACCGTCCCGAGGGCTGGATCTGGCGTGCGCTGGGCGCGGGAAGGAAGGGCTGA
- a CDS encoding collagen-like protein — translation MARKITRRSFLTRGVALTISIGGLASAMRSLASTVPMVLTYQGFLTGSDGAARTGNFEMAFRIVDGTGNPLPSLDPWKELHPSVAVQGGFFSVHLGSVTPFPTGLFGSGPSDTFGYAHYLEVTVEGETLSPNLRITGSAFAAQGTVGPTGPTGPVGEPGPTGPTGAMGEPGPTGPTGPAGEEGSEGEEGPIGPTGDEGV, via the coding sequence ATGGCACGCAAGATCACGAGGCGAAGCTTCCTGACCCGCGGGGTCGCCCTGACGATCAGCATCGGCGGCCTCGCGAGTGCGATGCGGTCACTGGCGTCAACCGTGCCCATGGTGCTGACCTACCAGGGATTCCTCACGGGCTCGGACGGAGCGGCACGGACAGGCAACTTCGAGATGGCCTTCCGGATCGTCGACGGGACCGGAAACCCGCTGCCGAGCCTGGATCCGTGGAAGGAGCTCCACCCCTCCGTGGCAGTCCAGGGAGGCTTCTTCAGTGTTCATCTCGGCAGCGTGACGCCCTTTCCCACCGGCCTGTTCGGCAGCGGCCCCAGCGACACCTTCGGCTACGCGCATTATCTGGAGGTGACCGTCGAGGGCGAGACCCTGTCACCCAACCTGCGCATCACCGGCTCGGCGTTCGCCGCCCAGGGCACGGTGGGTCCCACCGGACCGACGGGCCCCGTCGGAGAACCCGGTCCCACCGGACCCACGGGAGCCATGGGAGAACCCGGACCCACGGGCCCCACGGGGCCCGCCGGCGAGGAGGGTTCCGAGGGCGAGGAGGGTCCCATCGGACCCACGGGGGATGAAGGTGTCTGA